A DNA window from Mus caroli chromosome 8, CAROLI_EIJ_v1.1, whole genome shotgun sequence contains the following coding sequences:
- the Elmo3 gene encoding engulfment and cell motility protein 3, which translates to MAPPRNVVKIAVQMSDAIPQLIQLDQAKPLATVLKEVCDAWSLTHPEHYALQFADGHRKYITENNRLEIKNGSILCLSTAPDLKAQQLLGRLQNTSREGCCEILRNLVLLASDMTFAQEVISRDGLQKLSTIIENGDDLGEMLALGLRAFLELMEHGVVSWETLSISFVRKVISYVNMNLMDASVQPLALRLLESVTLSSPALGQLVKSEVPLDRLLVHLQVMNHQLQTKAMALLTALLQGASPTERKEMLDHLWKKNLRQFIYKNIIHSATPMGDEMAHHLYVLQALTLGLLEPRMRTPLDPYSQEQRDQLQALRQAAFEPEGESLGTGLSADRRRSLCVREFRKLGFSNSNPAQDLERVPPGLLALDNMLYFSRHAPSAYSRFVLENSSREDKHECPFARSSIQLTALLCELLRVGEPCSETAQDFSPMFFSQDHSFHELFCVAIQLLNKTWKEMRATQEDFDKVMQVVREQLARTLALKPTSLELFRTKVNALTYGEVLRLRQTERLHQEGTLAPPILELREKLKPELMGLIRQQRLLRLCEGMLFRKISSRRRQDKLWFCCLSPNHKVLQYGDVEEGANPPTLESLPEQLPVADIRALLMGKDCPHVREKGSGKQNKDLYELAFSISYDHGEEEAYLNFIAPSKRDFYLWTDGLSALLGSTMGSELTRLDLEQLLTMETKLRLLELENVPIPEQPPPVPPPPTNFNFCYDYSITEP; encoded by the exons ATCACAGAGAAT AACCGCTTGGAGATCAAGAATGGAAGCATCCTGTGTCTCAGCACTGCCCCA GATCTGAAGGCCCAGCAGCTGCTGGGTAGACTGCAGAATACAAGTCGTGAAGGGTGCTGTGAAATCCTGAGAAACCTGGTCCTGCTGGCCTCAGACATGACCTTTGCCCAGGAGGTCATCAGTCGTGATGGGCTTCAGAAACTAAGCACCATCATTGAAAATGGGGATGA CCTAGGGGAGATGCTGGCCCTTGGTCTAAGGGCTTTCTTGGAGCTCATGGAACACGGTGTAGTGTCCTGGGAGACACTCAGCATCTCCTTTGTCAGGAAG GTGATATCTTATGTGAACATGAACCTGATGGATGCCTCTGTCCAGCCCCTGGCTCTGAGGCTGCTGGAGAGTGTGACCTTGAGCAGCCCTGCCCTGGGCCAGCTGGTGAAGAGTGAGGTGCCACTGGATAGGCTGCTGGTGCACCTGCAAGT AATGAACCACCAGCTGCAAACCAAGGCCATGGCCCTGTTGACGGCCCTGCTGCAGGGAGCCAGCCCCACTGAACGCAAG GAAATGCTTGACCACCTATGGAAGAAGAATCTTCGCCAGTTCATCTACAAG AACATCATCCACAGTGCAACACCCATGGGTGACGAGATGGCTCATCACTTGTATGTGCTGCAGGCTCTTACCCTGGGGCTGCTGGAGCCACGGATGCGGACACCACTTGATCCCTACAGCCAG GAGCAGCGGGACCAGCTGCAGGCCCTGCGCCAGGCAGCCTTTGAACCAGAGGGGGAGTCCTTGGGCACAGGGCTCAGTGCAGACCGCCGCCGGTCTCTCTGTGTCCGAGAATTCCGCAAGTTAGGCTTCTCT AACAGCAACCCAGCCCAGGACCTGGAGCGTGTGCCCCCTGGCCTGCTGGCCCTGGACAATATGCTCTACTTCTCCAGACATGCACCAAGTGCATACAGTCGG TTCGTGTTGGAGAACAGTAGCCGAGAGGACAAGCATGAATGCCCCTTTGCCCGGAGCAGCATCCAGCTGACAGCGTTGCTGTGTGAGCTGCTCCGTGTTGGGGAGCCTT GCTCCGAGACAGCCCAGGACTTCTCACCCATGTTCTTCAGCCAAGACCACAGTTTCCATGAGCTCTTCTGTGTGGCTATCCAGCTACTGAATAAGACCTGGAAGGAGATGCGGGCAACACAGGAAGATTTTgacaag GTGATGCAAGTGGTTCGGGAGCAGCTGGCCCGTACCCTGGCTCTGAAGCCCACCTCCCTGGAGCTCTTTCGAACCAAAGTGAATGCCCTCACCTATGGGGAAGTGTTGAGGCTGCGGCAGACAGAGCGGCTGCACCAGGAGGGCACGCTGGCCCCTCCCATACT GGAATTGCGAGAGAAGCTGAAGCCAGAGCTCATGGGCTTAATCCGCCAGCAGCGTTTGCTCAGACTCTGTGAAGGAATGCTCTTCCGCAAGATCAGCAGCCGGagaagacagg ACAAGCTATGGTTTTGCTGTTTATCCCCCAACCACAAAGTACTGCAGTATGGGGATGTGGAGGAGGGTGCCAACCCCCCTACCCTAGAAAGCCTACCTGAACAGC TCCCTGTGGCAGACATCAGGGCGCTCCTAATGGGCAAGGACTGCCCCCATGTCCGGGAGAAGGGCTCTGGGAAGCAGAACAAG GACCTGTATGAGCTGGCTTTCTCCATCAGCTATGACCATGGGGAGGAAGAAGCATACCTCAACTTCATTGCCCCCTCCAAACGGGAT TTCTACCTGTGGACAGATGGGCTGAGTGCCCTGCTGGGCAGTACCATGGGCAGTGAGCTGACTCGGCTAGACCTGGAGCAGCTGCTCACTATGGAGACCAAGTTGCGGTTGCTGGAACTGGAGAACGTGCCCATTCCTGAGCAGCCTCccccagtacccccaccccctaccaacTTTAACTTCTGCTATGACTACAGCATCACTGAGCCATGA
- the LOC110299973 gene encoding F-box/LRR-repeat protein 2-like isoform X2, with product MADSLPLEMLTYILSFLPLSDQKEASLVSRAWYCAAQNALRETNVRYNIPVSSASLSAIKSLGLRGISCISLTNLDGSPASHQVLQSVAYHLGPHLESLCLGGGSPTEASFLALILGCPVLRTLDLSGCNSLFTSGTLLAQPETAQCVREALSGLRDLNLAGLRDLTDLSFNHLSSCFPSLERLSLAYCHLSFELSPTWGSISPQVSSPSQLSFHNLLKFIKERAGTLRALDLSGTGLPPEALQALGQVTGLKLEELNLHSCRDLSSEAVTILCCQQPGLTSLDLSGCSDLTDGALLAVSRGLRHLRHLSLKKLQRLTDAGCAALGALRELQSLDMAECCLVSGRELAQVLGSVRRAPRALTSLRLAYCSSLKVLQFPQLRQLSLSLLPAFTDMGLVAVARGCPSLERLTLSHCSHLSDEGWAQAARLWPRLQHLNLSSCSQLTEQTLDTIGQACKQLRVLDVAMCPGINMAAVRHFQAQLPQVTCIQSRFVGGADLTLTL from the exons ATGGCGGACTCGCTGCCTCTGGAG ATGCTCACATATATcctgagcttcctgcctctgtcagATCAGAAAGAGGCCTCCCTTGTGAGTCGGGCCTGGTACTGTGCAGCCCAGAATGCCCTTCGGGAG ACAAATGTGCGCTACAACATTCCCGTGTCCTCTGCCTCACTCTCAGCCATCAAGAGTTTGGGCCTCAGGGGCATTTCATGCATCAGCTTGACCAACCTGGACGGCTCGCCAGCTTCGCACCAGGTACTGCAGTCTGTTGCTTACCACTTAGGCCCACACCTGGAAAGCTTGTGCCTGGGTGGGGGCAGCCCCACAGAGGCGTCCTTCTTGGCCCTGATCCTGGGATGCCCAGTCCTTCGTACGCTTGATCTCAGTGGCTGCAACAGTCTCTTCACATCAGGCACTCTGTTGGCCCAGCCTGAGACAGCACAGTGTGTCCGAGAGGCATTGAGTGGCCTCCGTGATCTTAACCTGGCTGGCCTGCGTGACCTGACTGACCTCAGCTTCAACCATCTCAGTAGTTGTTTCCCCAGCCTGGAGCGCCTCTCCTTGGCTTACTGCCATCTTTCCTTTGAGTTAAGCCCAACCTGGGGCTCCATCAGCCCCCaggtctcctctccctcccagcttTCCTTCCACAACTTGCTGAAGTTCATCAAGGAGCGAGCTGGCACGCTGCGTGCCCTAGACCTCAGTGGTACTGGTTTGCCCCCGGAGGCCCTACAAGCCCTGGGCCAAGTGACTGGATTGAAGTTGGAGGAGCTGAATCTGCACAGCTGCAGAGACCTCTCCTCAGAGGCTGTGACCATCCTGTGCTGCCAGCAGCCTGGTCTTACTTCCCTGGACCTTAGTGGCTGCTCAGACCTGACCGATGGGGCACTCTTGGCTGTGAGCCGAGGCCTACGCCACCTGCGGCACTTGAGTCTGAAGAAACTGCAGAGACTGACAGATGCAGGGTGTGCAGCCCTAGGGGCCCTGCGTGAATTGCAGAGCCTAGACATGGCCGAATGCTGTCTGGTGAGCGGTCGGGAGCTGGCCCAGGTCCTAGGCTCAGTTCGCAGAGCTCCACGTGCACTGACTTCCCTCAGGCTGGCTTACTGCTCTTCACTGAAG GTGCTCCAGTTCCCTCAGCTGAGGCAGTTATCATTGAGCTTGTTGCCAGCTTTCACAGACATGGGCTTGGTGGCTGTGGCTAGGGGCTGTCCTAGCCTGGAGCGCTTGACATTGAGTCACTGCAGCCACCTCAGTGACGAGGGATGGGCCCAGGCAGCCAGGTTGTGGCCAAGGCTACAACATCTCAACCTGTCCAGCTGCAGTCAGCTTACAGAGCA AACTCTGGATACAATTGGGCAGGCATGCAAGCAGCTTCGAGTGTTGGACGTGGCCATGTGTCCTGGTATCAACATGGCAGCCGTCAGACACTTTCAGGCACAGCTGCCTCAGGTGACCTGCATCCAGTCTCGCTTCGTGGGAGGGGCTGACCTGACCCTAACACTTTGA
- the LOC110299973 gene encoding leucine-rich repeat-containing protein 29-like isoform X3, whose amino-acid sequence MAECCLVSGRELAQVLGSVRRAPRALTSLRLAYCSSLKDASVLSMIPALGPSLKVLDLSSCMALTNQTMQAICTYLIHLSVLRLAWCKELQDWGLLGLKEPSDEPVLSPQLHQEVDNEAPDPQEPSSEPQGSSLLMLQALQELDLTACSKLTDASLAKVLQFPQLRQLSLSLLPAFTDMGLVAVARGCPSLERLTLSHCSHLSDEGWAQAARLWPRLQHLNLSSCSQLTEQTLDTIGQACKQLRVLDVAMCPGINMAAVRHFQAQLPQVTCIQSRFVGGADLTLTL is encoded by the exons ATGGCCGAATGCTGTCTGGTGAGCGGTCGGGAGCTGGCCCAGGTCCTAGGCTCAGTTCGCAGAGCTCCACGTGCACTGACTTCCCTCAGGCTGGCTTACTGCTCTTCACTGAAG GATGCCTCGGTGCTCTCCATGATCCCAGCATTGGGCCCAAGCCTCAAGGTGCTGGACTTGTCCTCCTGCATGGCCCTCACTAACCAGACCATGCAGGCCATATGCACCTACCTCATTCACCTGTCAGTCCTGCGCCTGGCTTGGTGCAAGGAGCTCCAGGATTGGGGGCTTTTGGGGTTGAAGGAGCCAAGTGATGAGCCTGTGCTAAGTCCTCAG CTACACCAGGAGGTGGACAATGAGGCTCCAGATCCTCAGGAGCCCAGTTCTGAGCCACAGGGCTCCTCCCTGCTCATGCTTCAGGCCCTGCAGGAGTTGGACCTCACAGCCTGCAGTAAGCTGACTGATGCCAGTTTGGCCAAG GTGCTCCAGTTCCCTCAGCTGAGGCAGTTATCATTGAGCTTGTTGCCAGCTTTCACAGACATGGGCTTGGTGGCTGTGGCTAGGGGCTGTCCTAGCCTGGAGCGCTTGACATTGAGTCACTGCAGCCACCTCAGTGACGAGGGATGGGCCCAGGCAGCCAGGTTGTGGCCAAGGCTACAACATCTCAACCTGTCCAGCTGCAGTCAGCTTACAGAGCA AACTCTGGATACAATTGGGCAGGCATGCAAGCAGCTTCGAGTGTTGGACGTGGCCATGTGTCCTGGTATCAACATGGCAGCCGTCAGACACTTTCAGGCACAGCTGCCTCAGGTGACCTGCATCCAGTCTCGCTTCGTGGGAGGGGCTGACCTGACCCTAACACTTTGA
- the LOC110299973 gene encoding leucine-rich repeat-containing protein 29-like isoform X4 has product MAECCLVSGRELAQVLGSVRRAPRALTSLRLAYCSSLKVLQFPQLRQLSLSLLPAFTDMGLVAVARGCPSLERLTLSHCSHLSDEGWAQAARLWPRLQHLNLSSCSQLTEQTLDTIGQACKQLRVLDVAMCPGINMAAVRHFQAQLPQVTCIQSRFVGGADLTLTL; this is encoded by the exons ATGGCCGAATGCTGTCTGGTGAGCGGTCGGGAGCTGGCCCAGGTCCTAGGCTCAGTTCGCAGAGCTCCACGTGCACTGACTTCCCTCAGGCTGGCTTACTGCTCTTCACTGAAG GTGCTCCAGTTCCCTCAGCTGAGGCAGTTATCATTGAGCTTGTTGCCAGCTTTCACAGACATGGGCTTGGTGGCTGTGGCTAGGGGCTGTCCTAGCCTGGAGCGCTTGACATTGAGTCACTGCAGCCACCTCAGTGACGAGGGATGGGCCCAGGCAGCCAGGTTGTGGCCAAGGCTACAACATCTCAACCTGTCCAGCTGCAGTCAGCTTACAGAGCA AACTCTGGATACAATTGGGCAGGCATGCAAGCAGCTTCGAGTGTTGGACGTGGCCATGTGTCCTGGTATCAACATGGCAGCCGTCAGACACTTTCAGGCACAGCTGCCTCAGGTGACCTGCATCCAGTCTCGCTTCGTGGGAGGGGCTGACCTGACCCTAACACTTTGA
- the LOC110299973 gene encoding F-box/LRR-repeat protein 20-like isoform X1, producing the protein MADSLPLEMLTYILSFLPLSDQKEASLVSRAWYCAAQNALRETNVRYNIPVSSASLSAIKSLGLRGISCISLTNLDGSPASHQVLQSVAYHLGPHLESLCLGGGSPTEASFLALILGCPVLRTLDLSGCNSLFTSGTLLAQPETAQCVREALSGLRDLNLAGLRDLTDLSFNHLSSCFPSLERLSLAYCHLSFELSPTWGSISPQVSSPSQLSFHNLLKFIKERAGTLRALDLSGTGLPPEALQALGQVTGLKLEELNLHSCRDLSSEAVTILCCQQPGLTSLDLSGCSDLTDGALLAVSRGLRHLRHLSLKKLQRLTDAGCAALGALRELQSLDMAECCLVSGRELAQVLGSVRRAPRALTSLRLAYCSSLKDASVLSMIPALGPSLKVLDLSSCMALTNQTMQAICTYLIHLSVLRLAWCKELQDWGLLGLKEPSDEPVLSPQLHQEVDNEAPDPQEPSSEPQGSSLLMLQALQELDLTACSKLTDASLAKVLQFPQLRQLSLSLLPAFTDMGLVAVARGCPSLERLTLSHCSHLSDEGWAQAARLWPRLQHLNLSSCSQLTEQTLDTIGQACKQLRVLDVAMCPGINMAAVRHFQAQLPQVTCIQSRFVGGADLTLTL; encoded by the exons ATGGCGGACTCGCTGCCTCTGGAG ATGCTCACATATATcctgagcttcctgcctctgtcagATCAGAAAGAGGCCTCCCTTGTGAGTCGGGCCTGGTACTGTGCAGCCCAGAATGCCCTTCGGGAG ACAAATGTGCGCTACAACATTCCCGTGTCCTCTGCCTCACTCTCAGCCATCAAGAGTTTGGGCCTCAGGGGCATTTCATGCATCAGCTTGACCAACCTGGACGGCTCGCCAGCTTCGCACCAGGTACTGCAGTCTGTTGCTTACCACTTAGGCCCACACCTGGAAAGCTTGTGCCTGGGTGGGGGCAGCCCCACAGAGGCGTCCTTCTTGGCCCTGATCCTGGGATGCCCAGTCCTTCGTACGCTTGATCTCAGTGGCTGCAACAGTCTCTTCACATCAGGCACTCTGTTGGCCCAGCCTGAGACAGCACAGTGTGTCCGAGAGGCATTGAGTGGCCTCCGTGATCTTAACCTGGCTGGCCTGCGTGACCTGACTGACCTCAGCTTCAACCATCTCAGTAGTTGTTTCCCCAGCCTGGAGCGCCTCTCCTTGGCTTACTGCCATCTTTCCTTTGAGTTAAGCCCAACCTGGGGCTCCATCAGCCCCCaggtctcctctccctcccagcttTCCTTCCACAACTTGCTGAAGTTCATCAAGGAGCGAGCTGGCACGCTGCGTGCCCTAGACCTCAGTGGTACTGGTTTGCCCCCGGAGGCCCTACAAGCCCTGGGCCAAGTGACTGGATTGAAGTTGGAGGAGCTGAATCTGCACAGCTGCAGAGACCTCTCCTCAGAGGCTGTGACCATCCTGTGCTGCCAGCAGCCTGGTCTTACTTCCCTGGACCTTAGTGGCTGCTCAGACCTGACCGATGGGGCACTCTTGGCTGTGAGCCGAGGCCTACGCCACCTGCGGCACTTGAGTCTGAAGAAACTGCAGAGACTGACAGATGCAGGGTGTGCAGCCCTAGGGGCCCTGCGTGAATTGCAGAGCCTAGACATGGCCGAATGCTGTCTGGTGAGCGGTCGGGAGCTGGCCCAGGTCCTAGGCTCAGTTCGCAGAGCTCCACGTGCACTGACTTCCCTCAGGCTGGCTTACTGCTCTTCACTGAAG GATGCCTCGGTGCTCTCCATGATCCCAGCATTGGGCCCAAGCCTCAAGGTGCTGGACTTGTCCTCCTGCATGGCCCTCACTAACCAGACCATGCAGGCCATATGCACCTACCTCATTCACCTGTCAGTCCTGCGCCTGGCTTGGTGCAAGGAGCTCCAGGATTGGGGGCTTTTGGGGTTGAAGGAGCCAAGTGATGAGCCTGTGCTAAGTCCTCAG CTACACCAGGAGGTGGACAATGAGGCTCCAGATCCTCAGGAGCCCAGTTCTGAGCCACAGGGCTCCTCCCTGCTCATGCTTCAGGCCCTGCAGGAGTTGGACCTCACAGCCTGCAGTAAGCTGACTGATGCCAGTTTGGCCAAG GTGCTCCAGTTCCCTCAGCTGAGGCAGTTATCATTGAGCTTGTTGCCAGCTTTCACAGACATGGGCTTGGTGGCTGTGGCTAGGGGCTGTCCTAGCCTGGAGCGCTTGACATTGAGTCACTGCAGCCACCTCAGTGACGAGGGATGGGCCCAGGCAGCCAGGTTGTGGCCAAGGCTACAACATCTCAACCTGTCCAGCTGCAGTCAGCTTACAGAGCA AACTCTGGATACAATTGGGCAGGCATGCAAGCAGCTTCGAGTGTTGGACGTGGCCATGTGTCCTGGTATCAACATGGCAGCCGTCAGACACTTTCAGGCACAGCTGCCTCAGGTGACCTGCATCCAGTCTCGCTTCGTGGGAGGGGCTGACCTGACCCTAACACTTTGA
- the Tmem208 gene encoding transmembrane protein 208, with product MAPKGKVGTRGKKQIFEENKETLKFYLRIILGANAIYCLVTLVFFYSSASFWAWMALGFSLAVYGASYHSMSSMARASFSEDGSLMDGGMDLNMEQGMAEHLKDVILLTAIVQVLSCFSLYIWSFWLLAPGRALYLLWVNVLGPWFTADSGAPAPELNEKRQRRQERRQMKRL from the exons ATGGCG CCCAAAGGCAAAGTGGGTACCAGAGGGAAGAAGCAGATATTtgaagagaacaaagaaactCTCAAGTTCTACCTAAGGATCATACTGGGAGCCAAC gcTATCTACTGCCTTGTGACCTTGGTCTTCTTCTATTCCTCTGCCTCATTCTGGGCCTGG ATGGCCCTGGGCTTTAGCTTGGCTGTGTACGGGGCCAGCTACCACTCTATGAGCTCGATGGCTCGGGCATCCTTCTCTGAGGATGGGTCCTTGATGGATGGTGGCATGGACCTCAACATGGAGCAGGGCATGGCAGA GCACCTTAAGGATGTGATCCTACTGACAGCCATTGTTCAGGTGCTCAGCTGCTTCTCCCTCTACATCTGGTCCTTCTGGCTTCTG GCTCCAGGCCGGGCCCTTTACCTCTTGTGGGTAAACGTGCTGGGCCCCTGGTTCACAGCAGACAGTGGAGCCCCTGCACCAGAGCTCAATGAGAAACGACAACGCCGACAGGAGCGGCGGCAGATGAAAAGGTTATAG